From the genome of Arthrobacter russicus:
GCTCAACGTCATCGACCAGGCGATCGAGTTGATCATCTCCGGAGAAATCGTGGACCACGTGTACGACGCCCCCGATCAGAAGCTGATTAGGAACACCGCGAAGGGCCTGTAGATCCTCAAGTCGGTTGCCAGGGCAGGCTTGTTGTCCCACCCAAGCGTCACACGAGTTCGTGTGCGTGCGCGGCGGTCATGAACCGCCCGACACTCTACGCCGGGCTTCGGAGACTGCTTCCTCGCTCATCCCGTCATCCCGCAAGTATCCATGCGCAAGCGCTGCATCGTCGGTGTCGACGAGACTGACCACCGATGGTGGGCTTCTCGATGCCGACTGGCGCGAACATCCCCGATCAAGAAGCCATCGTTCACGCTCGCGGCTCCGTTTCGCGCGGTCCCTGGGCTAGCGTTTTTCGCTGACAGACCGGGCAGAAATGGCTCGAGCGGTTCATGAACTGCCTCCGCACGATTGGGATGCCGCAGCGCATGCAGGGATGCCCCGCACGGCGATAGACGCTCAGACTGCGGGAAAAGTATCCGCTGCTGCCGGCTACGTCGACAGAGAGTGAATCAAACGAGGTCCCGCCTTGGGCGAGTACCGCGGCCATAACGTCTCGCGCAGCGTCGATCACCGCAGAGATCCTCGGCTTACTCAACGAGGACGCCGCCGTCTCACCGTGCACCTTGGCGGCCCACAGCGCCTCGTCGGCATAGATGTTCCCAATGCCAGACACCAGCGTCTGGTCCAGCAACGCACGCTTGATCCCGGTATGTCTGGACTTGATCCGCGCAACCGCGCCCGCTTGATCGAACTGCGGATCGAACGGGTCCGGCGCAATATGGGTGATCGGCGAAGGCAACACGGCTCCGCCCTCGTCGTACATCAGGTGACCGAACGTGCGCTGATCGTCAAAGCACAGATCGCTTCCGCCATCGGTGAACGTGAACCGTGCCCGCTCGTGCACAGCGACTGCCGCATCGGGCGAGGTGATCAGCATCTGCCTGCTCATCCTCAGATGGGCGAGCGGCGCGTCCCGATCATCCAGGATCAGCCACAGGTACTTGCCACGACACGCAGTCCCCGTGATCGTCGGGCCGATCATCCATGCTGCGAGATCATCCGGAGCGGCTACATGTCGACGCACGGCACGCGGATGCCGAATAACCGCCGAAGCAACTGTCCGACCAGGGACGTGATCGACGAGCCCTCGGCGCACGACCTCAACTTCAGGGAGTTCAGGCATCGTCCACGACTCCCAGTCTCCGCATGATAGACATCGAGATGCAGCAGGTCAAGAGAGCAGCCGCCGACCGACTA
Proteins encoded in this window:
- the mutM gene encoding bifunctional DNA-formamidopyrimidine glycosylase/DNA-(apurinic or apyrimidinic site) lyase produces the protein MPELPEVEVVRRGLVDHVPGRTVASAVIRHPRAVRRHVAAPDDLAAWMIGPTITGTACRGKYLWLILDDRDAPLAHLRMSRQMLITSPDAAVAVHERARFTFTDGGSDLCFDDQRTFGHLMYDEGGAVLPSPITHIAPDPFDPQFDQAGAVARIKSRHTGIKRALLDQTLVSGIGNIYADEALWAAKVHGETAASSLSKPRISAVIDAARDVMAAVLAQGGTSFDSLSVDVAGSSGYFSRSLSVYRRAGHPCMRCGIPIVRRQFMNRSSHFCPVCQRKTLAQGPRETEPRA